Proteins encoded within one genomic window of Candidatus Neomarinimicrobiota bacterium:
- a CDS encoding peptidase M19, renal dipeptidase: protein MTKRITRREFTKLTLTAAILPATGISIGSFQTAPPSGHFRYDRSVIIDNLASPGPFNVPGRMDSPLTDEMMSNSRKSGITAVNVTVNSGIGDKAFEQTVSSIGYWEREIAEHPEFLMKIRRVGDILKAKKDRKLGLIFGFQNTNMLGQDVNFLVTFHNLGIRIVQLTYNLKNSVGDGCLQPNAGGLTSFGKEVVNKMNEMGLLIDLSHCSTKTTRESILASDQPVSITHSGCKAVYDHPRSKRDEELKLMANRGGVIGIYMMPFLNANDQPTSEHLLAHIEHAVNVCGEDHVGIGSDLSITPHVVTDEYIAQHIKFAEIRNSAGIAAPREDEFFFVKDMNSALRMEMIGNKLLERGHSVDRVEKILGKNWERLFREVW, encoded by the coding sequence ATGACCAAACGCATTACGCGAAGAGAATTCACAAAACTAACTCTAACCGCTGCTATTCTTCCCGCAACCGGCATATCAATCGGTTCATTCCAAACTGCTCCACCAAGTGGACACTTTCGTTACGACAGATCTGTCATAATTGACAATCTCGCTTCGCCTGGCCCTTTTAACGTTCCAGGAAGAATGGACAGCCCATTAACCGATGAAATGATGAGTAACAGCCGAAAATCAGGAATTACAGCAGTAAATGTTACAGTCAACAGCGGAATAGGTGATAAAGCTTTTGAACAAACTGTGTCAAGCATCGGTTATTGGGAAAGGGAAATTGCAGAACATCCTGAGTTTCTGATGAAAATCAGGAGAGTTGGCGACATTCTTAAAGCTAAAAAAGATAGAAAATTGGGGTTGATTTTCGGGTTTCAAAACACAAATATGCTTGGACAAGATGTGAATTTTCTAGTCACTTTTCACAATCTTGGAATTCGGATAGTTCAGCTCACATATAACCTTAAGAATTCCGTAGGGGACGGATGTCTGCAACCAAATGCTGGCGGACTAACCAGCTTCGGTAAGGAAGTAGTCAATAAGATGAATGAGATGGGTCTTCTCATTGATCTAAGCCACTGTTCAACTAAAACCACTCGCGAGAGTATCCTCGCATCTGATCAGCCTGTATCCATAACACACAGTGGCTGCAAAGCAGTCTATGATCATCCCAGAAGCAAACGCGATGAAGAACTTAAACTGATGGCTAATCGCGGAGGGGTCATCGGCATTTATATGATGCCTTTTTTGAATGCAAATGATCAACCAACCTCTGAACATCTTTTAGCCCACATAGAACATGCCGTTAATGTGTGCGGAGAGGATCATGTAGGAATCGGCAGTGATCTGTCAATCACCCCACATGTCGTCACTGATGAATACATAGCTCAACACATAAAGTTTGCTGAAATCAGGAATTCCGCAGGTATTGCCGCTCCGAGGGAAGATGAATTTTTCTTTGTTAAAGACATGAATTCAGCGCTTAGGATGGAAATGATCGGAAATAAACTCTTGGAAAGAGGTCACAGTGTGGACCGCGTAGAAAAAATTCTAGGAAAAAATTGGGAGAGGCTCTTCAGAGAAGTGTGGTGA
- a CDS encoding sulfite exporter TauE/SafE family protein — MDYFLVALVAFVASGLTLFSGFGLGTLLLPAMILLFPPQAAVAATAVVHLANNLLKLTLFGRHCKIDVLTKFGFIAIVAAYGGAKLLVKLAEQPPLLSYSLAGYQMVILPVNFTMSVLIFFFALFDLLPQNKNLQFGPKFLPVGGLVSGFFGGLSGHQGAMRSAFLASSGLSKKAFIGTGVTIACLVDITRISVYGVNLSSISGENMALMGAACAAAFLGVFIGQRVLKKVTMDQIRKIVGIGLILVSVALGGGII; from the coding sequence TTGGACTACTTTCTGGTTGCGCTTGTTGCTTTTGTCGCCTCCGGGCTGACACTTTTTTCAGGTTTTGGCCTAGGTACTCTCCTATTACCAGCTATGATTCTTCTCTTTCCTCCGCAAGCCGCCGTGGCGGCCACTGCTGTTGTCCACTTGGCGAACAACTTGCTAAAACTGACGCTCTTCGGTCGCCATTGCAAAATTGATGTTCTAACAAAGTTTGGGTTTATCGCTATTGTGGCTGCTTACGGCGGAGCGAAACTTTTGGTGAAACTTGCTGAACAGCCCCCTCTTTTGTCCTATTCATTGGCGGGCTACCAAATGGTCATTTTACCCGTAAATTTCACCATGTCCGTTCTGATATTCTTCTTTGCACTTTTTGATCTCTTGCCACAAAATAAGAATCTCCAGTTTGGTCCCAAATTCCTACCTGTGGGCGGACTGGTGAGTGGATTTTTTGGCGGGCTTTCCGGGCATCAGGGCGCCATGCGGAGTGCTTTCCTGGCCAGTTCCGGATTGAGCAAAAAAGCGTTCATTGGGACGGGTGTAACCATCGCTTGCCTTGTTGACATTACACGTATCTCTGTTTACGGTGTAAATCTTTCATCCATCAGCGGGGAGAATATGGCACTCATGGGCGCGGCGTGTGCGGCGGCGTTTCTTGGTGTCTTTATCGGTCAGAGAGTTCTAAAAAAAGTGACCATGGATCAAATCCGAAAGATCGTTGGGATTGGTTTGATTCTGGTCTCCGTGGCGCTGGGTGGCGGGATTATTTAA
- the arsC gene encoding arsenate reductase (glutaredoxin), which produces MSKITLYHNPRURKSREAVQLLRGNGVEPKIIEYLKNPADESTLRSLAGMMGLRPNQFIRKGEAEFKTLNMKKSLEDDDILFSAMAKHPKLMERPIAVTGRRAVLGRPPEKVLELLK; this is translated from the coding sequence ATGAGTAAGATCACACTTTATCACAATCCCCGTTGACGAAAAAGCCGGGAAGCCGTGCAGCTTCTCAGAGGTAACGGGGTTGAACCGAAGATCATCGAATATTTAAAGAATCCCGCCGATGAATCGACACTACGATCCCTGGCAGGAATGATGGGTCTCAGACCAAATCAGTTCATCCGAAAAGGCGAGGCCGAGTTTAAGACGCTCAACATGAAAAAGTCCCTTGAGGATGATGACATCCTGTTCAGCGCAATGGCGAAGCACCCCAAACTGATGGAGCGCCCCATTGCTGTAACTGGCCGGCGGGCAGTGCTGGGTCGGCCTCCGGAAAAGGTCCTTGAACTGTTAAAATAG
- a CDS encoding rod shape-determining protein, with translation MGSAGWVSGDIAIDLGTANTLIWVRSKGIIINEPSIIARNINDGSVLAVGKEASLMVGKTHRDIETICPLKDGVIADFEATDGMLLGFVKKINFSPIARFKMVICVPSGVTGVERKAVRDSAERANGKEVYLIEEPVAAAIGIGIDISRPVGNMIVDIGGGTSEIAVIALNGVVTKETIKIAGHEMDEAIVQWFRNEHKLDVGEPTAEKIKIKVGSAMRMDETPIQIRGRDLVSGIPKTVEVSSDEIRQALKDCVTQIVDVIKRALEKTPPELAVDILERGIILTGGGSMLKGLDQNIRERTNLPANLSERPLTDVVRGTGMVLSDIKKYTDVLL, from the coding sequence ATAGGTTCGGCAGGCTGGGTATCCGGCGACATAGCTATAGACTTAGGAACGGCCAACACTTTGATTTGGGTTCGTTCCAAGGGTATCATCATTAATGAACCTTCCATCATTGCAAGAAACATAAATGACGGATCCGTTCTGGCTGTAGGCAAAGAGGCCAGCTTGATGGTTGGGAAGACACACCGGGATATTGAAACCATCTGTCCTCTCAAGGATGGTGTTATTGCAGACTTTGAAGCGACAGATGGGATGCTCCTCGGTTTTGTGAAGAAAATCAATTTCAGTCCCATTGCACGGTTCAAGATGGTGATCTGCGTGCCGAGCGGTGTAACGGGGGTAGAGCGAAAGGCGGTGCGGGATTCTGCTGAGCGCGCAAACGGAAAAGAAGTTTACCTTATCGAAGAGCCGGTGGCTGCTGCGATAGGAATCGGAATAGACATTTCCCGACCGGTGGGGAATATGATTGTAGATATTGGCGGTGGCACCTCCGAGATCGCGGTCATCGCTCTCAATGGGGTAGTAACCAAAGAGACGATCAAGATCGCCGGCCACGAAATGGATGAAGCTATTGTTCAGTGGTTCCGCAATGAGCACAAACTTGACGTTGGTGAACCAACGGCTGAGAAGATCAAGATAAAAGTCGGCAGCGCAATGCGAATGGATGAGACGCCTATCCAGATAAGGGGGCGGGACTTGGTTTCAGGTATCCCCAAAACGGTTGAAGTCTCCTCCGACGAGATCCGTCAAGCTTTGAAGGATTGTGTTACTCAGATCGTCGATGTAATCAAAAGAGCACTTGAAAAGACACCCCCCGAGCTCGCCGTTGATATCCTTGAAAGGGGTATTATTCTTACCGGTGGCGGTTCAATGCTTAAAGGGCTTGATCAGAATATCAGGGAGAGAACAAATCTTCCGGCAAACTTATCTGAACGTCCCCTCACAGACGTGGTGAGAGGCACCGGTATGGTTTTATCCGATATTAAGAAGTACACAGATGTGCTTTTGTAG
- the mreC gene encoding rod shape-determining protein MreC, whose amino-acid sequence MRRLVGFIVDNRDWFFLTFSVALSLLLLSNNESPDVQILRGKVNSVLSVIYAPGNWVQGIGTLREENDVLRAKAVQLSLLNSEMLQYKTENERLKAMLDYKESVGMFLLPTRVVSTGLSPLMKVVNINVGSQQDVRPNLAVVSVDGVVGKTVSVGPTTTVVQLMTDYSFRLSVKMEKSGTIGIMRWREGDVFEVWEIPKATGIEVGERIVTSGYSDIFPPNLAVGYVTGTIDQPEMLHKVAVSKANTDFTTLGHLFVIGGE is encoded by the coding sequence ATGCGAAGGCTCGTCGGCTTTATTGTTGATAATCGTGACTGGTTCTTTCTCACTTTCTCAGTAGCACTCTCACTTCTCCTCCTTTCGAATAACGAGTCACCTGATGTTCAGATCCTCCGTGGGAAGGTCAATTCCGTTCTGTCCGTCATTTACGCACCCGGGAACTGGGTACAGGGGATTGGTACCCTGAGGGAAGAGAATGACGTCCTTAGAGCAAAGGCTGTGCAGCTCTCTCTTCTCAATTCTGAAATGTTGCAATACAAGACCGAGAACGAGCGTCTTAAAGCCATGCTGGATTATAAGGAATCGGTGGGCATGTTTCTTTTGCCTACCCGGGTGGTCAGCACTGGACTTTCACCGCTCATGAAAGTGGTGAACATCAATGTCGGTTCTCAACAAGATGTGAGGCCTAACCTTGCCGTGGTAAGTGTTGACGGTGTGGTGGGAAAAACCGTCTCAGTGGGTCCGACAACAACCGTGGTTCAGCTTATGACGGACTACAGCTTCCGGTTGAGCGTCAAAATGGAGAAAAGCGGGACTATCGGCATTATGCGCTGGAGAGAAGGAGATGTCTTTGAAGTGTGGGAGATCCCCAAAGCTACGGGGATTGAAGTAGGTGAGAGGATTGTCACTTCGGGCTACAGTGACATATTTCCACCCAATCTGGCTGTGGGCTATGTTACAGGCACCATTGACCAGCCTGAAATGCTGCACAAGGTCGCTGTATCGAAAGCCAACACCGATTTTACCACTTTGGGTCATCTGTTTGTCATAGGCGGTGAATAA
- the mreD gene encoding rod shape-determining protein MreD — protein MANRVVPFLNGLAVLFLQMILSDFLTIRGLRPDFILIFVVYLSLRWGSLTGVVAGFTLGLVEDILSAGSLMGLAPLTKSLTGFLVGRLQGRYIRMSPVTFHAAWVGIMMAHFFIFIYVNYQSVFETNSSIFWKTYIFSAVYTFIFIGMFQVIKPLSTIKPPAN, from the coding sequence ATGGCGAATCGCGTTGTACCTTTTTTGAACGGTTTGGCCGTGCTGTTTCTTCAGATGATCCTAAGCGATTTCCTCACCATAAGGGGTCTCCGGCCTGATTTTATTCTTATATTCGTGGTTTATCTTTCACTAAGATGGGGAAGTCTCACAGGAGTTGTTGCCGGTTTTACCCTTGGGCTGGTGGAAGATATTTTAAGCGCCGGTTCGCTCATGGGCCTTGCACCACTCACGAAGTCACTCACAGGATTCCTGGTGGGAAGGCTTCAGGGGAGGTATATCCGTATGAGCCCAGTTACTTTTCATGCTGCTTGGGTCGGAATAATGATGGCTCATTTCTTCATTTTCATTTATGTCAATTATCAGTCTGTTTTTGAGACCAACTCAAGTATCTTTTGGAAAACCTATATCTTCTCTGCAGTCTACACATTCATTTTCATAGGTATGTTTCAGGTGATCAAACCCCTCAGCACCATCAAACCACCTGCTAATTGA
- the mrdA gene encoding penicillin-binding protein 2 yields the protein MLIEKAVLRTEIYVPVRRRDVSFAVILLLFALLLGRFYYLQIYRHDQYKLVADANRVRMVTNPAPRGHILDRNDKILAANQSIYAVSVIKDELIDEDVQMSMMARYLDRDQEDLQQNLKKYHQGRFLPALIARNVTLDKLSLIEEHRNELPGVFSTKFPVRFYPSMTDIRASHVLGYLREITTEELNATEEGDYALGDYSGFQGLEKYYEYLLRGVKGVEFRQVDALGREVGTLIDRKPILSKPGESLRLTLDAGLQSKAESLLDGNRGAVVIMNAETGGILVMASKPDFPLSDFSAGMNLDKWRSYSADVDRPLFNRAVLGLYPPGSSMKLITAIAALERGLVDEKWSIQCTGSYEFGDRTFGCWRQNGHGRVNLSRAIVESCNVYFYQLVERMNIDTWAAYAKLFGFGMLTGVDLPDESNGLVADRAYMNKKYGRWGWAKGSLLHLSIGQGDILVTPLQMAQFIGIVAMKGEKHRPRLVEKSTIDETVRIPIKSATWRAIHRMTFDVVNKSSGTAFDKELAASDVRVYGKTGTAENPHGDPHAWFVGFAEGEGETFVISIIIENGGTGGSTAAPIAAKLIKSYFRVGSANLAAQS from the coding sequence CTGCTAATTGAGAAAGCTGTGCTGAGGACAGAAATTTATGTTCCTGTCCGGAGACGGGACGTTTCTTTTGCGGTGATCCTGCTGTTGTTTGCTTTGCTGTTGGGGCGGTTTTACTACCTTCAGATTTATCGACATGACCAATATAAACTTGTGGCCGACGCGAACAGGGTTCGCATGGTTACCAACCCGGCGCCACGAGGTCATATCCTCGACAGGAACGATAAAATCCTAGCGGCTAACCAATCCATTTATGCTGTTTCAGTTATCAAGGATGAACTCATTGATGAAGATGTGCAGATGAGTATGATGGCCAGATATCTCGATCGGGATCAAGAGGATCTTCAGCAAAATTTAAAGAAGTATCACCAAGGACGTTTCCTACCAGCTCTTATAGCAAGGAACGTTACTTTAGACAAACTGAGTCTAATTGAAGAACACAGGAATGAGCTGCCCGGAGTTTTCTCTACAAAATTTCCGGTGAGATTTTACCCCAGTATGACAGATATAAGAGCTTCCCATGTCCTCGGCTATCTTCGTGAAATCACTACAGAAGAGCTCAATGCCACGGAGGAGGGTGATTATGCGTTAGGTGACTATTCTGGCTTTCAAGGGCTGGAAAAGTATTATGAGTACTTACTGAGAGGTGTTAAAGGTGTTGAATTCAGGCAGGTTGATGCTCTGGGGAGGGAAGTGGGCACTTTGATCGATCGCAAACCGATTCTCTCCAAGCCGGGGGAAAGCTTGCGCCTTACACTGGATGCGGGCCTGCAGTCAAAAGCGGAATCATTGCTTGATGGTAATCGAGGCGCCGTGGTGATTATGAATGCAGAAACAGGTGGAATTCTCGTCATGGCCAGCAAGCCCGATTTTCCACTGAGTGATTTTTCCGCCGGCATGAATCTGGACAAGTGGCGGAGTTATTCCGCTGACGTAGACCGTCCCCTCTTTAACCGGGCCGTCCTTGGGCTCTATCCACCCGGTTCTTCAATGAAACTTATAACAGCCATCGCTGCACTTGAGCGAGGTCTGGTGGATGAGAAGTGGAGCATTCAGTGTACGGGTAGTTACGAATTTGGCGATCGGACATTTGGATGTTGGCGACAGAATGGACATGGTCGTGTAAATCTTTCGAGGGCAATAGTAGAGTCGTGCAATGTTTACTTTTATCAACTGGTTGAGCGAATGAACATCGATACATGGGCTGCTTACGCGAAACTGTTCGGTTTTGGAATGCTAACAGGGGTAGATCTGCCAGATGAAAGCAATGGCCTGGTAGCGGACAGGGCCTACATGAACAAAAAATACGGGCGGTGGGGGTGGGCCAAAGGATCGCTTCTGCACCTTTCTATTGGCCAAGGCGACATTTTGGTAACACCTCTGCAAATGGCCCAGTTTATAGGAATTGTTGCCATGAAAGGGGAGAAGCATCGGCCAAGGCTTGTGGAAAAAAGTACGATAGACGAGACGGTAAGAATACCGATAAAATCAGCCACTTGGAGAGCCATTCACAGAATGACATTTGATGTTGTGAACAAGAGTAGTGGTACCGCCTTTGACAAAGAATTGGCAGCATCCGATGTGAGGGTGTACGGAAAAACAGGTACGGCTGAGAATCCCCACGGAGATCCTCATGCTTGGTTTGTCGGTTTTGCCGAAGGAGAAGGCGAGACTTTTGTCATCAGTATTATTATAGAAAATGGCGGGACAGGAGGCTCTACTGCTGCACCCATTGCTGCGAAATTAATCAAATCATATTTCAGAGTGGGAAGCGCCAACCTGGCCGCACAGTCATGA
- a CDS encoding rod shape-determining protein RodA — translation MNFYNKLKDAPLHWLVLVFILNVFGLMALYSISQDSVTLSMSSRFVKFLFWFFPAIGTFFFFFAIPKRFIHEYSYIAVVLAFASLFLPYLTGPVAGTYRWVSLSGVSYQPAETMKWLVIIALARYLSDNRFKLKKARSMFVPIVAVLIPTVVVVKQPDLGSAVIVMAPLIPLLYWVGVKPLHIFLLLAPILSIITAFNYYTFTAWIILIAVVLYLSQTTLRVMLTNFFVNIFLGLLTPLLWNGLHIYQKERVLVLLDLTRDPLGAAYQVIQSQTAIGSGGLWGKGFGRGTQTHLKFLPEQETDFIFSVIGEEFGFIAVAFILVLFAVLVLDMVQRAYRTSERFPSLVLFGIAALFMSHIFINVGMTVNLLPVKGLPLPFISYGGTFLVSCYSMLGLAMNMSVETND, via the coding sequence ATGAACTTCTACAATAAACTGAAAGATGCCCCTCTTCACTGGCTCGTTCTGGTTTTCATTCTGAATGTATTTGGTCTTATGGCTCTGTACAGCATTTCCCAAGATAGTGTTACCCTTTCCATGTCATCCCGTTTTGTGAAATTTCTCTTCTGGTTTTTTCCTGCCATTGGAACTTTTTTCTTCTTTTTTGCCATACCAAAGCGATTTATTCACGAATACTCCTACATCGCTGTTGTGCTCGCTTTCGCTTCACTTTTTCTCCCTTATCTTACTGGACCTGTTGCAGGAACATATCGCTGGGTATCACTGAGCGGAGTCAGTTATCAGCCGGCTGAAACTATGAAATGGCTTGTTATTATTGCCCTTGCAAGATACTTGTCAGATAACAGGTTCAAGCTGAAAAAGGCCCGGTCTATGTTCGTGCCCATTGTTGCAGTTCTTATACCGACCGTTGTTGTTGTCAAACAGCCGGATTTAGGTTCGGCTGTCATTGTTATGGCGCCGCTGATCCCGCTGCTCTATTGGGTAGGCGTCAAACCTCTTCACATTTTTCTGCTGTTAGCACCGATATTGAGCATCATCACTGCTTTTAACTATTACACTTTCACAGCCTGGATAATTCTGATAGCTGTTGTTCTGTATCTCTCCCAGACGACACTTCGGGTTATGCTGACTAACTTCTTTGTGAATATTTTCCTCGGTCTGCTGACTCCTTTACTATGGAACGGTCTGCATATTTATCAGAAGGAACGCGTGCTTGTTCTTCTTGATTTGACCCGAGATCCACTGGGTGCTGCGTATCAGGTGATACAGTCTCAGACAGCCATAGGCTCCGGCGGCCTCTGGGGTAAAGGCTTCGGGCGGGGTACTCAGACACACCTGAAATTCCTCCCTGAGCAGGAAACAGACTTCATATTTTCAGTTATAGGAGAGGAATTTGGATTTATTGCTGTGGCATTCATTCTGGTTCTTTTTGCCGTCCTGGTGCTTGACATGGTTCAGCGTGCCTACAGAACTTCGGAGCGTTTCCCCAGCCTCGTATTGTTCGGTATTGCTGCACTTTTTATGTCTCACATCTTCATAAATGTTGGTATGACTGTGAATCTTCTACCAGTAAAAGGTTTGCCTTTACCGTTTATCAGCTATGGCGGGACTTTCCTTGTTTCCTGTTATTCCATGCTGGGTCTGGCCATGAACATGAGCGTTGAGACCAACGATTGA
- a CDS encoding tetratricopeptide repeat protein: MSSPICLLATMNRNSASQFSRLFPLFFCGVFITAFTTAQTQSLQDRDLKDKVSTLETQVNQLLGIVIPDVENAMESMVRAKAQSDSTTILIINRINTIQNKIRTLESKAAYTDSINFQLLQQLMMIENKIVTLTRSFNELYDLKSGTIDVSASRISGDDYKRSYIGALSSYNDGNYDLAIQGFGRLVTGDPDHKLADNSQFWLGESYYALKNYKRAVLEFEKVFQFKEQDKWDDSQLKLGICYQKIGNTEKARAEFQKLVDHYPGSEYYQRAQQYLRQL; this comes from the coding sequence ATGAGTAGCCCAATTTGTCTTCTGGCGACTATGAATCGCAACTCTGCCTCCCAATTTTCCCGTCTTTTTCCACTTTTTTTCTGTGGTGTTTTTATTACTGCTTTTACCACGGCTCAGACCCAGTCATTGCAGGATAGAGATTTGAAAGACAAGGTGTCCACACTGGAGACGCAAGTGAACCAGTTGCTTGGTATTGTCATCCCTGATGTGGAAAATGCAATGGAGAGTATGGTCCGGGCGAAAGCTCAATCCGACAGTACCACCATTTTAATCATTAACCGGATCAACACGATCCAGAACAAAATAAGAACTCTAGAGAGCAAAGCAGCTTACACGGACAGCATCAACTTTCAGCTCCTTCAGCAGCTGATGATGATTGAGAATAAAATTGTTACGCTGACACGAAGTTTCAATGAACTTTATGATCTCAAATCAGGCACCATTGATGTCTCAGCATCTAGGATTAGCGGTGATGATTATAAGAGAAGCTATATTGGTGCTCTGAGTTCCTACAATGATGGTAACTATGACTTGGCTATTCAGGGATTTGGGCGCCTAGTAACAGGAGATCCTGATCACAAGCTTGCAGATAACAGTCAATTCTGGCTTGGCGAATCCTATTATGCTTTGAAGAACTATAAACGGGCTGTACTTGAATTCGAAAAAGTTTTCCAGTTCAAAGAACAGGACAAGTGGGACGATTCACAGTTAAAGCTTGGAATCTGCTATCAAAAGATTGGCAATACTGAGAAGGCAAGGGCTGAGTTTCAGAAGCTGGTAGACCATTACCCCGGCAGCGAATATTACCAGCGAGCGCAACAGTACCTTCGTCAGTTGTAA